In Numida meleagris isolate 19003 breed g44 Domestic line chromosome 3, NumMel1.0, whole genome shotgun sequence, the following are encoded in one genomic region:
- the LOC110395253 gene encoding zinc finger protein 616-like isoform X1 produces MRMRSGAVEARRALLAVVGAAACGPRMAVSVERAKLEEEESDSEVFEILLPVTVFVLSDEEFLQAEEQVTLVAELREGQQEAAGNSSVPEGDLRPSGDSNGLNIWEEHNVTANQNDSMNCSEGKWIRESACYNSKLPISNGISKDAHGHSAGLLTSPCPTEVGAMREVSDRKECGDNDAVQKIPLLSAADTEGRDETTNTCVQVTLPAACRDEELAGVPPDESQEKQPQVLKETGTALKVEDADSLKNGSNEANSKTKKGSKSEAETPGSVLECGSKEEAELDSDQFIHRSSTSGELQKDGGKLETKASISAVSTPTEEHTYKSLTPISKKRCRQQHVTSHESPNEIQGQQEDLAWLSSNVNIKPFSKASCSTNKHEKMNFKCKFCSSAYKSSALLKRHVYLAHKNKKIHKCSFCKKTFFFSVNLKSHIKLHKMTRLQKERKNRVNARRVRQRTEERKTERKKKESKYEKYFIKIERDFTSLGVPVIFSCQLCFFDSSNPRIFIHHMKAHKERPPYQCPQCDYSSPTLSYMLNHLYWHAGYKLYKCRFCTFFSLYFASMVRHSYMHTGPKPYSCEFCQSAFTSISGLKRHRRLHASEETYKLDFGNGRKRTERPSKSYTCDECNVMFYNRGHLSFHKRCHEQHKVSANGYTNHSNEYLKSKECKIDSDCKGCVPVPLSNEADSLTRGACKTLASEVDFVQAGDVQDSKKMYPGRRCTKNSHVRNIAPVFGSRSEVLDSYKVNTVVYKEDPLFSPETSHSQILDGKKNAASCKSKDMWPSSLSVFKLYKCKHCDYATAVHSNFKLHLKAHTDKGPFVCQECNKTFKTANRLQKHRLLHVKDEYEFSHYFYAHSHLGNLGLHREMQVGVCPERGFGSSGGFNGACSVLASEAYGEQTDTKRDKNDLLAQSQPQFYQCAECEYSTYILSNLKLHVRTHTGEKPYSCSVCQKTFRTSSHLKRHQVLHCNTEHLKCRKCDYSTNKWLSLKQHLASHAVNESSSAGSLYEQKPLTVKTYTCEECGYTTVHHGNFKQHLRIHTGEKPFKCGQCGVAFRTSSHLKRHLLTHVKFHCKRCDFSTVDKYAFQKHVKTHKKKAQAQQV; encoded by the exons GTGGAGCGGGcaaagctggaggaggaggagagcg ATTCGGAGGTGTTTGAAATCCTTCTCCCGGTCACTGTGTTTGTGCTGAGCGATGAGGAGTTCCTCCAGGCCGAGGAGCAGGTGACACTGGTTGCGGAGCTGAGggaggggcagcaggaggctgctgggaaCAGCAGCGTGCCCGAAGGCGACCTGAGGCCCTCAGGTGACAGCAACGGTTTAAATATTTGGGAAGAGCACAATGTGACTGCAAATCAGAACGATAGTATGAActgctctgaaggaaaatggatCCGTGAGAGTGCGTGTTACAACTCAAAGTTACCTATAAGCAATGGGATAAGCAAGGATGCACACGGTCACAGTGCTGGTTTGCTGACTTCGCCGTGTCCAACAGAAGTGGGAGCGATGCGTGAAGTGAGTGACAGGAAAGAATGTGGTGATAATGACGCTGTTCAGAAGattcctctcctctctgctgctgataCTGAGGGTAGAGACGAGACCACCAACACCTGTGTCCAGGTGACGTTACCAGCAGCGTGCAGGGATGAAGAACTCGCCGGTGTTCCTCCTGATGAAAGCCAAGAGAAGCAACCACAAGTACTCAAGGAGACGGGGACTGCCCTTAAAGTGGAAG ATGCTGATTCTTTGAAGAATGGAAGTAATGAAGctaacagcaaaacaaagaaaggaagcaaatctGAAGCTGAAACTCCGGGTTCTGTTTTGGAATGTGGTTCGAAAGAAGAAGCAGAACTGGATTCTGATCAGTTTATTCACAGATCTTCTACTTCAGGAGAATTGCAAAAAGATGGAGGGAAACTGGAGACAAAGGCTTCTATTTCTGCAGTTTCAACTCCTACTGAAGAGCATACTTATAAGTCATTAACACCGATTTCTAAGAAAAGATGTCGACAGCAACATGTCACTTCTCATGAAAGCCCAAATGAAATTCAAGGCCAGCAAGAAGATTTAGCATGGCTAAGTAGTAATGTGAACATCAAACCTTTTTCTAAAGCATCTTGTTCTACAAATaagcatgaaaaaatgaattttaaatgcaaattttgtaGTTCTGCGTATAAAAGCTCTGCACTTCTGAAGAGACACGTTTATTTGgctcataaaaataaaaaaatacataaatgcagcttttgtaaaaaaaccttcttcttttctgtcaaCCTGAAGAGCCACATTAAGCTTCACAAGATGACTAggttgcagaaggaaagaaaaaatagagtGAATGCTAGAAGAGTTAGACAAAGAACCGAAGAAAGAAAAacggaaagaaagaaaaaagaaagcaaatatgaGAAATACTTCATCAAAATCGAAAGGGATTTTACATCTCTGGGTGTTccagttattttttcctgccaactttgtttttttgatTCATCAAATCCTAGGATTTTTATTCATCACATGAAGGCACATAAAGAGAGACCACCTTACCAGTGTCCTCAGTGTGATTACTCCAGCCCGACCTTATCTTACATGTTAAATCACTTGTACTGGCACGCTGGGTATAAGCTCTACAAGTGCAGGTTCTGCacctttttttcactgtattttgcCAGCATGGTTAGGCATAGCTACATGCACACAGGGCCTAAACCATATTCCTGTGAGTTCTGCCAATCAGCGTTTACAAGCATCAGCGGGTTAAAGAGGCACAGAAGATTACATGCGAGTGAAGAAACATACAAACTTGActttggaaatggaagaaagagaactgaaagaCCTTCAAAGAGTTACACGTGTGATGAATGTAACGTCATGTTTTACAATAGGGGTCATCTCAGTTTTCATAAGAGATGTCACGAACAGCATAAGGTGAGTGCTAATGGTTATACGAATCACAGCAATGAATATCTTAAAAGCAAAGAGTGCAAAATTGACAGTGATTGCAAGGGCTGTGTTCCTGTACCTCTTTCTAATGAAGCTGATAGTCTCACTAGGGGAGCGTGTAAAACTCTAGCTTCAGAAGTAGACTTTGTGCAGGCGGGTGATGTGCAGGACAGTAAGAAAATGTACCCTGGAAGGAGGTGTACCAAAAACAGCCATGTGAGGAACATTGCACCTGTTTTTGGGAGTAGATCGGAAGTTCTGGATTCATACAAAGTGAACACTGTAGTTTACAAAGAAGACCCCCTCTTCAGCCCTGAAACCTCTCATTCACAAATTCTAGATGGTAAAAAGAATGCTGCATCTTGTAAGTCCAAGGATATGTGGCCTTCCAGTTTGTCTGTGTTCAAACTGTACAAGTGTAAACACTGTGATTATGCTACTGCTGTTCATAGCAACTTTAAGCTGCACCTAAAAGCACATACCGATAAAGGACCGTTTGTGTGTCAAGAATGCAATAAGACTTTTAAAACTGCAAACCGTTTGCAGAAACACAGGCTTCTTCATGTAAAGGACGAATATGAATTCAGCCATTACTTCTATGCACATAGCCATCTAGGGAATCTTGGACTGCATCGTGAAATGCAGGTAGGCGTGTGTCCAGAAAGAGGTTTTGGTTCCTCAGGGGGTTTCAATGGTGCCTGTTCCGTGCTTGCTTCAGAAGCGTATGGAGAGCAGACAGATACCAAGAGGGATAAAAATGATTTGCTAGCACAGAGTCAGCCGCAGTTCTATCAGTGTGCCGAGTGTGAGTACTCTACTTACATTTTAAGCAACCTTAAACTGCACGTAAGAACTCACACAGGTGAGAAACCTTACAGCTGCAGTGTTTGCCAGAAGACGTTTCGTACGTCCAGCCACTTGAAACGGCACCAAGTCCTGCACTGTAACACGGAGCATCTCAAGTGTAGGAAGTGTGACTATTCGACAAACAAATGGCTGTCCTTAAAGCAGCATCTGGCTTCACATGCAGTTAACGAAAGCTCGTCTGCTGGCTCTCTCTATGAACAAAAGCCACTAACTGTCAAAACGTACACGTGTGAAGAGTGTGGCTATACCACAGTTCACCATGGAAACTTCAAGCAGCACCTAAGAATTCACACAGGGGAGAAGCCGTTCAAGTGCGGGCAGTGTGGTGTTGCTTTCCGCACATCTAGCCACCTGAAGCGCCACTTGCTGACTCACGTAAAGTTTCACTGCAAAAGGTGTGATTTTTCTACAGTAGATAAATACGCTTTCCAAAAGCATGTAAAAACGCataaaaaaaaggcacaagCGCAGCAAGTGTAA
- the LOC110395253 gene encoding zinc finger protein 616-like isoform X2 — translation MSWVCLCMSSQAVYLLLNVRLENWYLRQGEARPCTLSPIENQRATKTNSVQQDLRLRSDADSLKNGSNEANSKTKKGSKSEAETPGSVLECGSKEEAELDSDQFIHRSSTSGELQKDGGKLETKASISAVSTPTEEHTYKSLTPISKKRCRQQHVTSHESPNEIQGQQEDLAWLSSNVNIKPFSKASCSTNKHEKMNFKCKFCSSAYKSSALLKRHVYLAHKNKKIHKCSFCKKTFFFSVNLKSHIKLHKMTRLQKERKNRVNARRVRQRTEERKTERKKKESKYEKYFIKIERDFTSLGVPVIFSCQLCFFDSSNPRIFIHHMKAHKERPPYQCPQCDYSSPTLSYMLNHLYWHAGYKLYKCRFCTFFSLYFASMVRHSYMHTGPKPYSCEFCQSAFTSISGLKRHRRLHASEETYKLDFGNGRKRTERPSKSYTCDECNVMFYNRGHLSFHKRCHEQHKVSANGYTNHSNEYLKSKECKIDSDCKGCVPVPLSNEADSLTRGACKTLASEVDFVQAGDVQDSKKMYPGRRCTKNSHVRNIAPVFGSRSEVLDSYKVNTVVYKEDPLFSPETSHSQILDGKKNAASCKSKDMWPSSLSVFKLYKCKHCDYATAVHSNFKLHLKAHTDKGPFVCQECNKTFKTANRLQKHRLLHVKDEYEFSHYFYAHSHLGNLGLHREMQVGVCPERGFGSSGGFNGACSVLASEAYGEQTDTKRDKNDLLAQSQPQFYQCAECEYSTYILSNLKLHVRTHTGEKPYSCSVCQKTFRTSSHLKRHQVLHCNTEHLKCRKCDYSTNKWLSLKQHLASHAVNESSSAGSLYEQKPLTVKTYTCEECGYTTVHHGNFKQHLRIHTGEKPFKCGQCGVAFRTSSHLKRHLLTHVKFHCKRCDFSTVDKYAFQKHVKTHKKKAQAQQV, via the exons ATGAGCTGGGTTTGCCTGTGCATGAGCTCGCAAGCTGTCTACCTCCTCCTGAATGTACGCCTCGAAAATTGGTACCTGCGCCAGGGTGAGGCACGCCCGTGCACACTGTCGCCAATCGAAAATCAGCGGGCCACTAAGACTAATAGCGTCCAACAGGACCTGCGCCTGCGATCCG ATGCTGATTCTTTGAAGAATGGAAGTAATGAAGctaacagcaaaacaaagaaaggaagcaaatctGAAGCTGAAACTCCGGGTTCTGTTTTGGAATGTGGTTCGAAAGAAGAAGCAGAACTGGATTCTGATCAGTTTATTCACAGATCTTCTACTTCAGGAGAATTGCAAAAAGATGGAGGGAAACTGGAGACAAAGGCTTCTATTTCTGCAGTTTCAACTCCTACTGAAGAGCATACTTATAAGTCATTAACACCGATTTCTAAGAAAAGATGTCGACAGCAACATGTCACTTCTCATGAAAGCCCAAATGAAATTCAAGGCCAGCAAGAAGATTTAGCATGGCTAAGTAGTAATGTGAACATCAAACCTTTTTCTAAAGCATCTTGTTCTACAAATaagcatgaaaaaatgaattttaaatgcaaattttgtaGTTCTGCGTATAAAAGCTCTGCACTTCTGAAGAGACACGTTTATTTGgctcataaaaataaaaaaatacataaatgcagcttttgtaaaaaaaccttcttcttttctgtcaaCCTGAAGAGCCACATTAAGCTTCACAAGATGACTAggttgcagaaggaaagaaaaaatagagtGAATGCTAGAAGAGTTAGACAAAGAACCGAAGAAAGAAAAacggaaagaaagaaaaaagaaagcaaatatgaGAAATACTTCATCAAAATCGAAAGGGATTTTACATCTCTGGGTGTTccagttattttttcctgccaactttgtttttttgatTCATCAAATCCTAGGATTTTTATTCATCACATGAAGGCACATAAAGAGAGACCACCTTACCAGTGTCCTCAGTGTGATTACTCCAGCCCGACCTTATCTTACATGTTAAATCACTTGTACTGGCACGCTGGGTATAAGCTCTACAAGTGCAGGTTCTGCacctttttttcactgtattttgcCAGCATGGTTAGGCATAGCTACATGCACACAGGGCCTAAACCATATTCCTGTGAGTTCTGCCAATCAGCGTTTACAAGCATCAGCGGGTTAAAGAGGCACAGAAGATTACATGCGAGTGAAGAAACATACAAACTTGActttggaaatggaagaaagagaactgaaagaCCTTCAAAGAGTTACACGTGTGATGAATGTAACGTCATGTTTTACAATAGGGGTCATCTCAGTTTTCATAAGAGATGTCACGAACAGCATAAGGTGAGTGCTAATGGTTATACGAATCACAGCAATGAATATCTTAAAAGCAAAGAGTGCAAAATTGACAGTGATTGCAAGGGCTGTGTTCCTGTACCTCTTTCTAATGAAGCTGATAGTCTCACTAGGGGAGCGTGTAAAACTCTAGCTTCAGAAGTAGACTTTGTGCAGGCGGGTGATGTGCAGGACAGTAAGAAAATGTACCCTGGAAGGAGGTGTACCAAAAACAGCCATGTGAGGAACATTGCACCTGTTTTTGGGAGTAGATCGGAAGTTCTGGATTCATACAAAGTGAACACTGTAGTTTACAAAGAAGACCCCCTCTTCAGCCCTGAAACCTCTCATTCACAAATTCTAGATGGTAAAAAGAATGCTGCATCTTGTAAGTCCAAGGATATGTGGCCTTCCAGTTTGTCTGTGTTCAAACTGTACAAGTGTAAACACTGTGATTATGCTACTGCTGTTCATAGCAACTTTAAGCTGCACCTAAAAGCACATACCGATAAAGGACCGTTTGTGTGTCAAGAATGCAATAAGACTTTTAAAACTGCAAACCGTTTGCAGAAACACAGGCTTCTTCATGTAAAGGACGAATATGAATTCAGCCATTACTTCTATGCACATAGCCATCTAGGGAATCTTGGACTGCATCGTGAAATGCAGGTAGGCGTGTGTCCAGAAAGAGGTTTTGGTTCCTCAGGGGGTTTCAATGGTGCCTGTTCCGTGCTTGCTTCAGAAGCGTATGGAGAGCAGACAGATACCAAGAGGGATAAAAATGATTTGCTAGCACAGAGTCAGCCGCAGTTCTATCAGTGTGCCGAGTGTGAGTACTCTACTTACATTTTAAGCAACCTTAAACTGCACGTAAGAACTCACACAGGTGAGAAACCTTACAGCTGCAGTGTTTGCCAGAAGACGTTTCGTACGTCCAGCCACTTGAAACGGCACCAAGTCCTGCACTGTAACACGGAGCATCTCAAGTGTAGGAAGTGTGACTATTCGACAAACAAATGGCTGTCCTTAAAGCAGCATCTGGCTTCACATGCAGTTAACGAAAGCTCGTCTGCTGGCTCTCTCTATGAACAAAAGCCACTAACTGTCAAAACGTACACGTGTGAAGAGTGTGGCTATACCACAGTTCACCATGGAAACTTCAAGCAGCACCTAAGAATTCACACAGGGGAGAAGCCGTTCAAGTGCGGGCAGTGTGGTGTTGCTTTCCGCACATCTAGCCACCTGAAGCGCCACTTGCTGACTCACGTAAAGTTTCACTGCAAAAGGTGTGATTTTTCTACAGTAGATAAATACGCTTTCCAAAAGCATGTAAAAACGCataaaaaaaaggcacaagCGCAGCAAGTGTAA